The sequence CGCCAGAGTCGCTGTGTGAATGGAAAGTTGCCCCCGACCTGCTTTGCTTCTATGGGCAGCTTCATAAAATTGGATTTTATTAGACGTCAAATTAAAGCTCCTAATTGTGCAGAGCTTCTGTAGCAGCTGCGGCACCATGGTAACCCTGGGAGATGCCAGAACAGATCTATTGATTTTCGTTTTAAGCCTCCTCCCTCTGTTTCATCCAGATTCAGGGCAGCAAAATACCACAAAACCTCCCACAGcaggctcagctgtgctgccctgctctgctctttgcagccCAGCTCAGGCAGAGTGAGAGGGCTATTTTTGTCCGTCCCATTTTTTGGGCACCATGTTGTCACCCAAGAGGTGAAGACACCCAGTGGGGATGGGCACCCATGGCTCCTCCCAGAGTGTCCATGAAATGGAGGGTTTGGAAATGGAATAGGGTTTGGAAAGACCTAGAAGGAAGCAGCGCAGAGCCATCGGAAGgttggtgggttgttttttttttcatggaggAAGGGCACCTTCGAGGTACCGATGACGTAGCCTTGGGAGCTGGGGGTCTCCAGGAAGGCAGATAATAAAATCATGGTATCTTGCTGAGAGCTGGAGGCTGGAAGTGTTGGCCAGACTGGCCAGTCTCCTTTGGGGGTGGGCTGGATGTGACCCAGCATGAGCAGAGCCATCGAGCCACGGCTATGCAGCCCCGTCTGGACTGGCAGTGCTGTCGTGGGGGCTGTGCTGAcgctgccttttttttccctttacagCCTCTCCATAAACTCAGCTGCATCCCCAGCGCTCCCCCCACCGCCCGCCCTCCACACGTAGCCCACCAGCATGGGGAAGGAGAAGACGCACATCAACATTGTCGTCATCGGGCATGTGGACTCTGGGAAATCCACCACCACCGGGCACCTCATCTACAAATGCGGGGGCATTGACAAAAGGACCATTGAGAAATTCGAGAAGGAGGCTGCCGAGGTGAGGAGAATGAGCCCCGCCGTGTCCCCTGCTCCATGCTGATGTCCCATGGGCAATGCGCCCCTTCTCCCGGTGATGCCGTTCTCATACCTTCCTACCTGTGTTCCCATCTCTTTATTCCCTCTGCATCCCAAGTCTTCCCGGCTCCTGCGGCCCATTGGGTGCTTGCCCCCAATGCTGATCCCACCACCTGGGGATTTGGAAGATGGATTGCGGTGCTAGCAGAAATAGCGAGGATTCTGGGAGAGCCACAGTGCTATAGAACATAAAATTCCCCCTAAATGTTGTGCATGAGGAGGAAAAACCTCATAAAtccctccctgccctgtgcaCGACCATGAATTTCACCCTATAACATGTCCTTCCAGCATTATGGTGCAACCAGCATCAGCTGGAGTATGAATTTGGTCCACTTGGCTAAAGATCCATCCCCTTAATGGGGGTTGATTGGTAGCCTTCTGTATAGGAAAGCAGGCATGGAGCATAGGCATTTAAGCTGAATTCTTTTGTTTAGCTTCTCAAATGGTGACATCTGTAGCAAAGTCGTAGTGCAGGCATTTCTCAGGCTGTCGTGCTGCAAAGCACCACCCAACGCCTGTAATGTGGCACAgatcaaagaggaaaaaatattctgaggGACAGAGAAGAACGTTGCAAATGGGAAGAGCTGGGAAAATAAGTGATAAGAGCTGGGAAAATAAGTGATGGTAAATTCTAGAGAGGTGGGTGAGCCAGGAGCAGGCTGGCCGTGTTAGCCATGGGGCAGCTCTGGTCAGAAGATGTCTCATCATCATCATGTCATGAACCTTCTATAAATCTTTAATGCAGACATCCCTTAATATTTTCTGGACAAAACCTCACAtttagaagaaaagagagagaggaaaaataaaaaaagaagccttCAGAGCTGCCATTCCTGACAGTACATCTTGCTGTCTGTCTGCTTGAACCCTTTGAATGTGCCAATAGCATCTGAGCTACACCACCCCTTGTCCTGCCTCATTGTCAGGCTTCTCTTGCCGCCCTTAAGAGCAGAGCCTCTTCCTTAGAATAAAAccctctctctttccttcattttaaaatgatcgCTGCTATCCCTTGATGTATGTCCAGCCCCTTACCTCCAGATCAGGTAAGGCACGATGAGGTTATCACGTACATGATTGCAGCTATGTTAATTGAGCAGACATTTCCCCTGACTTGCCAGAATATGCGGGGACTGGAGCTGCTATTAATAGCCTATTGACTGAGCTTACCGACTCCATTTTCTgatgcagggctggggaagggTTTTCTTCCATTAGGTGGCATTCTCAGGAAATGGAGGCCTGCGTGCACCCAAAAAAAGCTATCAGAGAACACAGGCTGGTTTcgtattattttctttttcctaagagaaaagattttatttttcttcttgctttcaaGGGCAGAAGGAACAGTACCTCCAAGGGAGGAATTTTGaaattcctctttaaaaaaagaaaaagaataaaaaaacccaaaacccaaaaaccaaCAGTATTTGTGTTCTCCAAATAGAAAGCTGTCCCTTTGCTGGGGTCTGTTGGAGGAAATTCAGGCAATCCTGACACCAAACAGTGAAGGTATTGTGCAATGCTAGATAAtgcagtggggtttttttttgtttttgtttttcaacaaCAGCTCTGGGTAATTGAATATACCCTATGGAAGGAGGGAGCTGTTTGCTAAATAAAGGATCTTGCTTGCCTTCAGGTTATGTCCTGCACGTTCTGGAGGGGGGACACAGAATAGACAGCTTTTAGTTGGCTATGGATCCCTGTGCTTCCTATGAGGAAATGCCAGGTTTTAGGATAAGCTGGGTGCTCCCACAACCAGCTGCACCCTGGGGCCTTCTCTGTGCCTCAGGTTCCCCACCCCTAAGCGTAGTGCTGATGGCTGAAAGGCTGTGGGGTTTGCTGGTTGAGCTCCTGCCTGAGCGAGCCTCATTATTAATGCACTGCACAAAATAAATCTCGTCTTCCTTAACCCTCCTCTTGGCTTGGGCAGTAAATTAGCACGCTCTAATGATGCCCTAAATATCCCCCAGCAAGGGAGAGAGTGGGTGTGCATGCTGGAGAGGGTTAACCTCCCAGCTCCCACTCTGCATCTTTTGCCATATTGAAGCAAAGATGTGATTCTGGATTTTTCCAccccctgctcctgcaggcacagagctcgGGGCTGCCCGCTGGGGCTGCGGCATCACCCAGCACTCTCTCTGAGGAAGGGGAGGTTTGCTCTGGCTTTAGGATTTTGGCTGTAatccccctcccccaccccgAGCAAGCTGCAAAGTCATCGCAGCGCTCAGCTGTTACATAAAGGGGCTGGCATCGTTAATTCCTCGTGCTGCTTTGGCACGGGGCTGCGATGCgggagggatgtggggcacAGAGATCCCATCCCGGTGCAGGCAGGGTGCGTTGGGTGCGGTGCTGCAGCATCCTCCCCGGTGAGAAGCACTGGAGCGCTCGCTGCCTGCCAGCAGGAGGCATTTCCCCCCGGATCGGTGATCTATAATGGCCCATTATGAGTTTTATGCACTGATGCTCCAGAAGAAATCGCTGCTGCAGACGTGGGACCGTGGTACAGCACCTCCGTCCTTGCGAGGCAGTTACAGCACATTACATCATCAGCAAATGACCTATTTCTCTAGCTGAATTCTATTTTCCACCTTAGAAAACTTGCCTCTCCAGCCAAGATCTGGTGATTGACACATGTTAATCCTCTGGTCCACCTGGGCTACCCTAGGGCACCGTGGGGCACGGCTGAGCTTGTCCTCCCCCATCTATGCAGGATCCCTGTTCAGAGCCTGGGGAAGGTCTGGCTCTGCTTGGTGGCGTCAATGGACACCGACCCAAAGGAAGCAGCATCCTGATTTTACCGGGGTGTGTGCTTTATTGCAGGGCAGAGAGATTTTCAGTGGCTCGTCTCACCCAGCATGATTTTCTACACGACAATGTTGGCTGGGATTTTGGCCATTTGGCAGTGACAGTTGGTCTGACTGCAGCTCGCAGTCACTTTTCGTGTAAATTCACACACTCTGTGGCAAAAATCAATCAAGTTTCTGTTCAGCTCCTAGCAACCCTCTTGCATTTCGTTGTCTTTTAACCCATTCCCCCTCTATGTCCTGTTAGTTTCGGGCTCCCTCGCTTAGCAATGGCTTTTCCCTCTATCCAGCTGTCTCGTGTTCACTTAAAAGattaaaacacagcagcaagaagctttccagcactgctgtgtaaTTCTGTATCAATgtgatttcacagcagccctgcagggttGTGGCATCTCATGGAGGAGACATTGCTGGTCTTAGCTCCAGCTTCTTATCCAGTCCCACCATGAATCCTCTTCGTAGCTCTGCTTCCAACCTCTTCTCCATCCTACTGGGGAATGTGTTTAGAACCATATCTCCTTTCCTTGTATAGATTATATGTATAGATTGTGGCTGCCATTGACTTTAGGGGCTTTGCAGTGTGACCTTTTGCCTTCATGGCTATGGGAAATGGAATGTGCTCCATTAGTGGGAGGTGCCCTGGGTTTGGGGATCTGATCAGCTCTCGCCTTTGTCTTGAACAGATGGGGAAAGGGTCCTTCAAATACGCCTGGGTGCTGGACAAGCTGAAGGCTGAGCGTGAGCGTGGCATCACCATTGACATCTCACTGTGGAAATTCGAGACCACCAAGTACTACATCACCATCATCGATGCGCCCGGCCACAGGGACTTCATCAAGAACATGATCACAGGCACATCCCAGGTGAGAACGGGAGGCCATGAGCTGCTGGATGTGGGAGGCTGAGGTGGCACCAGTGAGTGGTGGTGAGCAGGATCCGTGCAAGAGGTGGCACCAGATCTCTCTCTGGATGCTGAGGGAAGGGTTTCCTTGGGCAAAAAGGAGTGCTACAGCATTTCCCTTACTTGTATGAGCTGGGGAATGACTCTGAGAAGCAACAGGATGATGTGAGCTATAGGTCTTTTAGTGAGAATGTCTCCCATGTTGTTTCAGCCTCAGACAACTCAGGCAAACAAGAAGCTTCCCACAGACCATTAGGTTTTATTGGCCAGATGAGACTCAGTGGGCcttttctctttactttttctCAAAACAGCCATCTTTGTTCCATAAACCACACCGCAATGTCAAACTGTGGTCTGTGTCCCCAGGGCAAGGTAGCTTCTCCCTGttgtgctgcactgcactgcagggcaTTTCTGCCTCCCAGATCCCTTCATGGGCACTGGGTGAGCCTTGTTGCATGTCCCTTGATGCCACCTGGGTAGTACTTGCCTTTTGCCAAAGGCAGGCAGCTTCTGTCATTGACACTGAGGACAGGAGTAAGCTGTGGGAGCTCCTCCATCAACCATGGAGATTTTTGGAAAGACTTCAGTGAGGTTTTAGGTGAGGCTTTGGCCCCACAGCCATGGGATGTCAAGATGAGGTCCTGGTTCGATCCACATAGCTTAGAAAGATCCATCCTGTTGTCTAACATATTGCGAAAGCATTCACAATTGGCAAGAATAAAATCACATGGGTCAGGGTTGAGGTAGATCAGCAGGGTTTTGGGTAGCAGCTGGCAAGGCATCTGCCTAAGGCATGTTCATTCTGAGTAACGTTCCCTTTGGGATGTAAAGCTCCCAGGAGCAGCATTctcagggacagcagcagctcatcaTCTCTCTCCTCCCAGGCTGACTGCGCCGTACTGATAGTTGCTGCTGGCGTCGGTGAGTTTGAAGCTGGCATCTCTAAGAACGGGCAGACCCGTGAGCATGCCCTGCTGGCTTACACTCTGGGGGTGAAGCAGCTCATCGTGGGCATCAACAAGATGGATTCCACGGAGCCTGCGTACAGCGAGAAGCGCTATGATGAGATCGTCAAGGAGGTCAGCGCCTACATCAAGAAGATTGGCTACAACCCAGCCACCGTTCCCTTCGTGCCCATCTCGGGCTGGCACGGGGACAACATGCTGGAGCCATCCCCCAATGTAAGTGTGTTGTTGTGTCGTGCTGTTCCCCCATTCTAAATGTCTGCATCCAGGCTGAGGTTGGTTTTGGTGCTGTGAAAGCCACAGGCGTGCTTCGTGCACCTGTCATGCGCAGTGGCCCACGTTGCTGGTGTAGATGTTTGTCACGTCGCTGTGATTGTGCTGGGATGAATGGGCACAGTGTGCATGCTTCTTGTTGTACAGTGGCCAGACATCCCAATGGCTTTCCGTGAGCATCCTCGCATGATCTGTATGTCCTTGCTTCTGGGATCTGATTTAAGAATTTCGCTTCATCAGACCCGTGGTGACGTTAGAGCCAGCCACAGCAATTGTGCTCAGCAGGAGCAACATGAGTGGTTTTAGGGCATTGTTTTGCCAGGCAAACAACACGATCTGgttgcagggctggagcagttCCCACTGCACAGCCGGGCTAACACATGCTGCATATTGGGCGCTTCTTCACGTCGGTGCCGTATCAGCTGCACCCATGTTCCACTGCTGGGACTCCAATTTTTAAGGCAATTTTTGCATGGGAAGGTACCATGATTTCCTCGAGCATCCATTTGGGGTTTCTCCTTGGCCAGCTGATTCCAAATTAGCCTCTCCCTTCGTATATCAGTGCTGATAGGGCGCTATTTCTTCATATGAtggcaaaggagaaagaagagattgAAGAGGCATGGGGGTTCTTTGTCAGAACAGATGCCAATAGCAGTTGTTACTCATAtctttttttggagaaaaagctCCCCCACCTTCAGTCTTCTGAAGACTAAAGAGGTTCTTTTGACCTCGAGCAAGTTGCTCAGTGTTGAAACAGTGGTACCTTGGGAAACCAACTGGAAACTCAACACTTCAGGGAGATTTAGGACTTCACTTGAGGATTTGGGATCAGCACTCCAAAAAGAGGGAGGCAACATGTCTAAGTACAGCCAAGGGAGATTGGGATTGAGAGCCTAAACTAGAGGAGTGCTGCAATGCAACCTCACACCAACCTGGCATGTAGCTCACAGCCTTGCACAGGAAAGACAGCTCATGAGAATCTTGGGGCTAGCTTGCAACAAGTGGGTTTTTGGGAGATTCCTTTCCCCTGTAGAATGGAGCTAGAATAAGGTCAGCTGCGGTCATGCCAAGCCCAGCTGCATAGTTCTGGGTGCCTCCAAATCAGGCTCCAAatgtcagcagctgctgagcagggaagaTGATCCTGAACAATTTGCTATTAATAGGCTGCAGAGGGGAGGCACAGGGTAGGAAGGGCCTCACTGACTTTGTACCTCAGATGGGAGGCTGGGAGAGTCAGGGGGGAAGAACTGGCTGCGGGCTGGGAGTCCAGGGAAACTCTGCTGAAAGGATGCATGGATATTCTGTATCCCATGATGTGGTCCTCAGGGTTCCCTCCCACCTTTGTGGGGACAGAGTCCATCTCCCTACATTGCACTACTTCTAGGAAAGCTTGGGTGAGAATCCAGTGCAAATCTATCTTCCTACTCCTCACCCCCCAAAAAGCTCTGATTATTCTCACTTGCATATTTCCAGCTGAGTTTCACTAGAGCAAGAGGCAGCCAGGTGTCTTGTCCATCCATCAGGGGACAGACAGCCAGGGTTGGGGTTGAAACTAgctgatctttaagatcccctccaacctaagccattctgtgattctatgcttgTGCAGTGGTGTAGCAGCTGCATCCCATGGACATGGGGCTGGAGCCAGCCCTACATGGGAGAATGTAGCCCATGGCCCTGATGCACAGAATTGCTAGGCTAACCAAAAAAATGGCAGTTTGACATTTTCTAGCTTTTTGGCAAGTGGAGTTTTGCATTATGCTGGctttctgttgctgcagctgACAGAATGAGGCCACTGGTGGGTTTTGGAGTCTTTTGCTCTGAGGGGTACTGCAGCCCAAATACACCTCATCTGTGATGCAAGGTTGGGATGTATGGGGCACAGAGTGGGCAAAACTGGAGAGATGTGACTGCTTTATAAAATGAAGTTGAAGTGCATTAGGAATTAAAGCTCAGCTGTTAATGAGGGGAGCTTGAGCTTGCAGCACCCGTGGCTGACAACACTGGGTTAACATACAACCTGTCAGACTGTGTTACGTCAGACCCTGTTTCTGCCACGGAGCTGTGGAATAGTTATGGCTTTTGGGAAATGGATTTGGGGTGAGCAAAGTTTTGTTGTGCAATGGTGTGCTTTGGGCGACAAGTAGCACCCAAGGATCCGATGCTGGGCAGAATTATCTGTGACAAACAATCCTGCCTCTCAGCAGCTTTGAGGAAACTCGGTGGCTCTTCAGTCCCTGTGCTGAGGGCTGGATACATGTGGCTGGTGTGGGAAGGCAACACCTTTGGGTTAGGAATGGAGGCTGCAGGTTTGCTGGGTTTAACCActttcatcctttttcttctgctcatgGAAGTTTCGCGTGTTTCTaggagagaggagagaatggggatggggctggatgAAGGGATGCAGGTGAACATGCAGAGATGGTGCAATGCAAAGACCTTAACAAACCCAAATAAATCCAAGCTGCAGCTAAACCAGCTCCACACAAGTTGCCCTAGTGGGACACTTCAGTGGGACCATCTCAGGGTGCTGAGGACAGGCACGCTCAATGCATACCGTTGCTATTCTGTTTGCAGATGCCTTGGTTCAAAGGCTGGAAGGTGGAACGCAAGGAAGGCAATGCGAGCGGGGTGTCCCTCCTGGAGGCCCTGGACACCATCCTGCCCCCAACCCGCCCCACAGACAAACCCCTGCGCCTGCCCCTCCAGGATGTCTACAAAATTGGAGGTGAGCTACCATCAGTGTGACTCTTTTTAATTGTAGACTTCCTTCCGCAGGGATTTGGGGATGATGTTTCCAGGTATTGGGAAGCTGGAGGGATTGGACTTCTTGAAATTCAAATAATACTGGGGAGAAGGGTATTTGCTCCAGGGCAGAGACCCCATGTGAGACTTTGGGTTGGAGGCAGACGCGCCCAAAGATGCCTAGAGACGtgagaggaaagcagtgagCTCTCCTCAGTGAACACGATGCCAAAATGGCTGCAGATTTGGGTGTCTCAGAGGTCACAGCTGGTAGAACCAGGTGGAGACCAGCCAAGAATGAGATTCTGCTTGGCTGTGGTCATTGATGCTCCCAAATGCTGGTGTCCAtcagcagcacctccatgtGTCCAACTGTACCATGGAACCAGCCTTTTAGGGAGCACGGACAGTGACGTGGGCACTTCTCAGGTCTTTAAATATCCTTTTGCTCTctgtcctgctggcagcacctggGCAGCCCCGCAGAGGCATTTCCAGCCCTTTCCATACTTTTCAAAGAGCACGTGCATTGCAGAAACTGGCCATGCAGAATGATGCTCCCTCACTTTTAGTAAGCATTTTAATGCAAGCTTTTGTTTGCAACAGAGATGACAGA comes from Lagopus muta isolate bLagMut1 chromosome 16, bLagMut1 primary, whole genome shotgun sequence and encodes:
- the EEF1A2 gene encoding elongation factor 1-alpha 2 — protein: MGKEKTHINIVVIGHVDSGKSTTTGHLIYKCGGIDKRTIEKFEKEAAEMGKGSFKYAWVLDKLKAERERGITIDISLWKFETTKYYITIIDAPGHRDFIKNMITGTSQADCAVLIVAAGVGEFEAGISKNGQTREHALLAYTLGVKQLIVGINKMDSTEPAYSEKRYDEIVKEVSAYIKKIGYNPATVPFVPISGWHGDNMLEPSPNMPWFKGWKVERKEGNASGVSLLEALDTILPPTRPTDKPLRLPLQDVYKIGGIGTVPVGRVETGILRPGMVVTFAPVNITTEVKSVEMHHEALSEALPGDNVGFNVKNVSVKDIRRGNVCGDSKSDPPQEAAQFTSQVIILNHPGQISAGYSPVIDCHTAHIACKFAELKEKIDRRSGKKLEDNPKSLKSGDAAIVEMIPGKPMCVESFSQYPPLGRFAVRDMRQTVAVGVIKNVEKKSGGAGKVTKSAQKAQKAGK